A region from the Palaemon carinicauda isolate YSFRI2023 chromosome 16, ASM3689809v2, whole genome shotgun sequence genome encodes:
- the LOC137655753 gene encoding uncharacterized protein: MVDSVSAEAKRKELLDESLGCVYPDDAVSIKQRYKDTSLVLFKEQLSQQHGDNRSFLSFGTRRSSTVSEYGNTPIIVRKSRSANGELSKVGEQWPSLRGKASLSNYTLHEGKELGDDEGEEEEEEETETEEEVELRTKSNEDIKAPLGSDGRRKIAILDGQSVCSKLGNDHNVRQSDAVHENNECVAKENRKSFSHYDLQQRPRDYIDEEPKDGDIEDAIDKDDDDDKDAVSMRTVLEVEGVDHKILLLRPTSNKNESSEVDTTQTKRTSAVKVSPIIPAEVSQKDPKSDQNTLLNECVEKSSVNNVASDRSSTNVDLKSFNHQSSNDWHKVELKIVEPSDLCVPDIEAAEDMSAAPKGNSSLESTLTGEGADDDDVVFIDEYSPSPSQVQKRKEKDLLLIKESGMNSGNDKDINGSKEENIDLRKNGSRTQSPVMPLPTPPKHHSRQSPEPLHDLEAQSPESRNDVKNEIADELEKSTEGEDQKGLLALPVRSPTPPKRSPRRSPRTPKSKEKNHHERHSSLDLPKNVSPLPSACKPSSVSASPSASASPSTRSKDSGKIFKISVKKERSRSVSSLSSKKNKEKEKVARSESEDPGAYNVHAASDFRDNTKCDTPSGKRVGVRSMVIDGTIKRNFIVIHPSDESETIGLAPLSSFSNSSKTSIKTSKALSSVKSHITGISSSKVEAVKKTPPKYNLKGTVINTAKDKVRDRESLHIEPDIEIVKGKRSSKSKKQTESHVHASTVSLSSTVSHINSKVIIESSEGMSEVDCDLVNISTQGIPTSSTKTTSRLCVIM, translated from the coding sequence GAACAGTTGAGTCAACAGCATGGTGACAATCGAAGTTTCCTCTCATTTGGAACACGAAGGTCATCAACTGTTAGTGAGTATGGAAACACTCCAATTATTGTCAGGAAGTCCCGTAGTGCCAATGGAGAGCTTTCAAAGGTAGGTGAACAGTGGCCCTCTTTACGGGGTAAGGCATCTCTCAGTAATTATACACTACATGAGGGGAAAGAGCTTGGAGATGATGAgggggaagaagaggaggaggaagaaacagAGACTGAAGAAGAGGTAGAATTGCGGACAAAATCAAATGAAGACATTAAGGCACCTTTAGGTAGTGATGGAAGAAGAAAAATTGCAATTCTGGATGGGCAGTCTGTATGTAGTAAGTTAGGCAATGATCATAATGTTAGACAAAGTGATGCAGTTCATGAAAATAATGAATGTGTAGCCAAAGAAAACAGGAAGAGTTTCAGTCATTATGATCTTCAGCAAAGGCCCAGAGACTACATTGATGAAGAACCAAAAGATGGAGACATTGAGGATGCCATtgacaaagatgatgatgatgacaaagatGCAGTTAGCATGCGAACAGTTTTAGAGGTTGAAGGAGTTGATCATAAGATACTTTTACTGAGACCAACATCTAATAAGAATGAGTCTTCAGAAGTGGATACCACTCAGACCAAAAGAACCTCAGCAGTCAAAGTAAGTCCAATAATTCCTGCAGAGGTTTCTCAGAAAGATCCAAAGTCTGATCAAAATACTTTGCTTAATGAGTGTGTGGAGAAATCCTCTGTAAATAATGTTGCGAGTGATAGATCTTCAACTAATGTTGATTTGAAGAGCTTCAATCACCAGTCTTCCAATGATTGGCATAAAGTAGAGCTCAAAATTGTAGAACCCTCTGATTTGTGTGTACCTGATATTGAAGCTGCAGAAGACATGAGTGCTGCACCTAAAGGTAATAGCAGTCTTGAATCTACTTTAACAGGTGAAGgtgcagatgatgatgatgtcgtGTTTATTGATGAATATTCACCATCACCCAGTCAAGTccagaaaagaaaggaaaaggatTTACTCTTAATTAAGGAAAGTGGTATGAATTCAGGCAATGATAAAGATATAAATGGGAGCAAGGAAGAAAACATAGATTTGAGAAAAAATGGATCCCGTACTCAGAGTCCTGTTATGCCTTTGCCCACTCCACCAAAACATCATTCAAGGCAATCCCCTGAACCTTTACATGACTTGGAAGCACAATCTCCTGAATCTAGAAATGATGTAAAAAATGAAATCGCAGATGAATTAGAAAAGTCAACTGAAGGAGAGGATCAAAAAGGATTATTGGCTTTACCTGTCAGAAGTCCCACTCCCCCTAAAAGAAGTCCAAGGCGGTCTCCAAGAACTCCAAAAAGCAAGGAAAAAAATCATCATGAAAGACATTCCTCTCTAGATCTGCCCAAAAATGTCAGCCCTCTGCCTTCAGCATGCAAACCTTCCTCAGTATCAGCTTCCCCATCAGCATCAGCTTCCCCCTCAACTAGAAGCAAAGATTCAGGTAAGATCTTTAAAATTTCTGTAAAGAAAGAGAGAAGTAGAAGTGTCTCATCTTTGAGCTCCAAGAAAAATAAGGAGAAAGAGAAAGTAGCACGGTCAGAAAGTGAAGATCCTGGAGCGTATAATGTTCATGCTGCATCGGACTTCAGAGATAATACCAAGTGCGACACTCCCTCTGGTAAAAGGGTAGGAGTCCGCAGTATGGTAATTGATGGAACCATCAAACGAAACTTTATTGTCATTCATCCATCAGATGAGTCGGAAACAATAGGATTAGCTCCTTTATCATCATTTAGTAATAGTAGTAAAACTTCCATCAAGACTTCAAAAGCTCTATCCAGTGTAAAATCTCACATTACAGGAATATCAAGTAGTAAAGTGGAGGCTGTGAAGAAAACTCCACCAAAATATAACTTGAAAGGAACTGTTATAAATACTGCAAAGGATAAAGTGAGAGACCGTGAATCACTTCACATAGAGCCAGATATAGAAATTGTAAAAGGGAAGAGAAGCAGCAAGTCTAAAAAACAAACTGAAAGCCACGTACATGCAAGTACTGTCAGTCTATCGAGTACGGTGTCACACATTAATTCAAAGGTTATCATAGAATCGTCAGAGGGCATGTCTGAAGTGGATTGTGATTTAGTAAATATATCTACTCAAGGGATACCTACTAGCTCAACCAAAACTACTTCAAGGCTGTGTGTTATTATGTAA